The Pantoea vagans genome includes a window with the following:
- the clpS gene encoding ATP-dependent Clp protease adapter ClpS, with protein sequence MANTNDWLNFEHLAEDKVREGLKPPSMYKVILNNDDYTPMEFVIDVVQKFFSYDVERATQLMLKVHYHGKAICGVFTAEVAETKVAQVNNYARENEHPLLCTLEKA encoded by the coding sequence ATGGCAAACACAAACGACTGGCTTAATTTTGAACATCTGGCCGAAGATAAAGTACGCGAAGGGTTAAAGCCGCCTTCAATGTATAAAGTCATTCTGAATAATGACGATTATACACCTATGGAATTTGTTATTGACGTGGTGCAAAAGTTCTTTTCTTATGATGTTGAACGTGCAACGCAGCTGATGTTGAAAGTTCACTACCATGGAAAGGCGATCTGTGGTGTATTCACTGCAGAAGTGGCGGAAACAAAAGTCGCCCAGGTGAACAACTACGCACGAGAGAATGAACATCCGTTGCTGTGTACGCTAGAAAAAGCCTGA
- the cspD gene encoding cold shock-like protein CspD has translation METGTVKWFNNAKGFGFICPIGGGDDIFAHYSTIQMEGYRTLKAGQQVQFDVHEGPKGNHASLIVPCEVTQVA, from the coding sequence ATGGAGACGGGTACTGTTAAATGGTTCAACAACGCCAAAGGCTTCGGCTTTATCTGTCCGATTGGCGGCGGCGACGATATCTTCGCGCACTACTCCACGATTCAGATGGAGGGATACAGAACGCTGAAGGCCGGCCAGCAGGTTCAGTTCGATGTCCATGAAGGGCCAAAAGGCAATCACGCCAGTCTGATTGTGCCCTGTGAAGTCACGCAAGTCGCCTGA
- a CDS encoding ATP-dependent nuclease, which produces MILEHIDIVGFRGINRLSLPLTDTNLLIGENAWGKSSLLDALTLLLAPAAEPYQFSEHDFHFPPGDLDARLRQLRLVFRFRAQDDDENAVFQPFWQHDDMGRYISFSTRARRNEHGVKTTWRFIDQHGDVLPMEGTETALAHLRAFYPVLRLRDARFGRRGRQSETDADRRASTMSELVQEVDKLTRDLVVRPQTLSDDLLRQGLHTMQQLLEHYFLVQQPGSSAARVAPEMRDGSQGWRSLDKLNHLIASTESRSRQVILLRMFSLLIQAHGNEALPPGAHPLLLVEDPETRLHPIMLSVAWNLLDLMPLQKITTTNSGELLSQVPVENICRLVREPTRVAAWRVGPEGLSAEESRRIGFHIRVNRPSALFARCWLLVEGETEVWIINELARQRGYHFAAEGVKVIEFAQAGLKPLLKFARRMGIAWHVLTDGDEAGNKYAASARGQLQEHEQEADHLTQFPAPDIEHFLYKHGFSDVYHQTAHLPLNVPMNARRIITKAIQHSSKPELAIAVALSAAERGPEAIPPLLDQLFARVMWLARGRAD; this is translated from the coding sequence ATGATTCTGGAACACATCGACATTGTGGGTTTTCGTGGCATTAATCGGCTGTCGTTGCCGCTGACTGACACCAATCTGCTGATAGGCGAGAATGCATGGGGTAAATCGAGCCTACTGGATGCCTTGACCTTGCTGTTAGCACCTGCTGCTGAGCCTTATCAATTTTCCGAGCACGATTTTCATTTCCCTCCCGGTGACCTCGACGCGCGCCTGCGCCAGCTAAGATTAGTGTTCCGTTTTCGCGCCCAGGATGACGATGAAAATGCGGTGTTTCAGCCTTTCTGGCAGCACGATGACATGGGGCGCTACATCAGCTTCAGCACCCGTGCGCGGCGTAACGAACACGGGGTGAAAACCACCTGGCGCTTTATTGATCAGCATGGTGATGTGTTACCGATGGAGGGCACGGAGACTGCGCTGGCCCATTTACGTGCTTTTTACCCCGTATTACGCCTGCGCGATGCGCGTTTTGGTCGGCGTGGGCGACAGAGTGAAACGGATGCGGATCGGCGGGCATCGACCATGAGCGAGCTGGTGCAGGAAGTCGATAAGTTAACGCGTGATTTAGTGGTGCGTCCGCAAACGCTGAGCGATGATTTACTGCGTCAGGGATTGCACACCATGCAGCAACTGCTGGAGCACTATTTTCTCGTGCAGCAACCCGGCAGCAGTGCTGCGCGTGTGGCCCCCGAAATGCGCGACGGCAGCCAGGGTTGGCGTTCGCTGGATAAGCTGAATCATCTGATTGCCAGCACTGAGTCACGTAGCCGTCAGGTGATCCTGTTACGGATGTTTTCGCTGTTAATTCAGGCGCACGGTAACGAAGCGTTACCGCCGGGTGCGCATCCGCTGCTGTTGGTCGAAGACCCGGAAACGCGTTTGCACCCCATTATGCTATCGGTGGCGTGGAATCTGTTGGATCTGATGCCTTTGCAGAAAATCACCACCACCAATTCGGGTGAACTGCTCTCGCAAGTGCCGGTGGAAAACATCTGCCGGTTGGTGCGTGAACCCACGCGGGTCGCAGCCTGGCGGGTGGGGCCTGAAGGGCTGAGTGCCGAGGAGAGTCGGCGCATTGGCTTTCACATTCGCGTTAATCGCCCATCAGCCCTGTTTGCGCGATGTTGGTTGTTGGTGGAAGGCGAGACGGAAGTGTGGATTATCAATGAGCTGGCGCGGCAGCGTGGCTATCACTTTGCTGCTGAAGGGGTCAAAGTGATTGAGTTTGCCCAGGCCGGTCTTAAGCCGTTATTGAAATTTGCCCGCCGCATGGGCATCGCCTGGCATGTGCTGACGGACGGTGATGAAGCGGGCAACAAATATGCTGCCAGTGCGCGCGGCCAACTGCAGGAGCATGAGCAAGAGGCCGATCATCTGACCCAGTTCCCCGCACCCGACATTGAACATTTTCTCTATAAGCATGGGTTTAGTGATGTTTACCACCAGACGGCGCACCTGCCGTTAAACGTGCCGATGAATGCACGGCGTATTATTACCAAAGCGATTCAGCATAGCTCGAAGCCTGAACTGGCGATTGCTGTGGCGCTGTCTGCGGCGGAACGTGGGCCAGAGGCGATTCCGCCGTTACTCGACCAGTTATTTGCGCGCGTGATGTGGTTAGCAAGAGGTCGGGCGGACTAA
- the clpA gene encoding ATP-dependent Clp protease ATP-binding subunit ClpA, with protein sequence MLNQELELSLNMAFARAREHRHEFMTVEHLLLALLSNPSAREALEACTVDIVALRQELEAFIEQTTPVLPASEEERDTQPTLSFQRVLQRAVFHVQSSGRSEVAGANVLVAIFSEQESQAAYLLRKHEVSRLDVVNFISHGTRKDEPGQPQNNAENPVNEEQAGGEERMENFTTNLNQLARVGGIDPLIGRDKELERAIQVLCRRRKNNPLLVGESGVGKTAIAEGLAWRIVQGDVPEVMKDCTIYSLDIGSLLAGTKYRGDFEKRFKALLKQLEQDTSSILFIDEIHTIIGAGAASGGQVDAANLIKPLLSSGKIRVMGSTTYQEFSNIFEKDRALARRFQKIDITEPSVEETVQILNGLKPKYEAHHDVRYTAKAVRAAVELAVKYINDRHLPDKAIDVIDEAGARARLVPVSKRKKTVNVSDIESVVARIARIPEQSVSATDRDTLKNLGDRLKMLVFGQDNAIEALTEAIKMSRAGLGQERKPVGSFLFAGPTGVGKTEVTVQLAKALGIELLRFDMSEYMERHTVSRLIGAPPGYVGFDQGGLLTDAVIKHPHAVVLLDEIEKAHPDVFNLLLQVMDNGMLTDNNGRKADFRNVVLVMTTNAGVRETERKSIGLIHQDNSTDAMEEIKKIFTPEFRNRLDNIIWFRHLDTAVIHQVVDKFIVELQAQLDAKGVSLEVSDDARDWLADKGYDKAMGARPMARAVQENLKKPLANELLFGSLVDGGSVSVALDKEKNQLTYHFLSAEKRKTEGTVH encoded by the coding sequence ATGCTCAATCAAGAACTGGAACTCAGTTTAAACATGGCTTTCGCCAGAGCGCGCGAGCACCGTCATGAGTTTATGACCGTCGAGCATCTGTTGCTGGCATTGCTCAGCAACCCGTCGGCCAGAGAGGCATTGGAAGCCTGTACGGTAGATATCGTGGCTCTGCGACAGGAACTCGAAGCCTTCATCGAACAAACCACGCCGGTGCTGCCAGCCAGTGAGGAAGAGCGCGATACGCAACCGACGCTCAGCTTCCAGCGCGTGTTGCAGCGTGCGGTATTCCATGTCCAGTCATCCGGTCGCAGCGAAGTGGCTGGGGCAAACGTGCTGGTCGCCATTTTCAGCGAGCAGGAGTCACAAGCGGCTTATCTGCTGCGCAAACATGAAGTGAGCCGCCTTGATGTGGTGAACTTCATCTCCCATGGTACGCGTAAAGACGAACCCGGCCAGCCGCAGAACAACGCGGAAAATCCGGTTAACGAAGAGCAAGCAGGCGGGGAGGAACGTATGGAAAACTTCACCACCAATCTTAATCAGCTTGCTCGTGTCGGCGGAATCGATCCGCTGATCGGCCGCGATAAAGAGCTGGAGCGTGCCATTCAGGTGCTGTGCCGTCGCCGTAAGAACAACCCGCTGCTGGTGGGTGAGTCTGGCGTGGGTAAAACCGCGATTGCGGAAGGTCTCGCCTGGCGCATTGTGCAGGGCGACGTGCCTGAAGTGATGAAAGACTGCACTATCTACTCGCTCGATATCGGTTCGTTGCTGGCAGGCACCAAGTACCGTGGTGACTTTGAGAAACGTTTTAAAGCGCTGCTGAAACAGCTTGAACAGGACACCAGCAGCATTCTGTTTATCGATGAAATCCACACCATTATTGGTGCGGGTGCTGCCTCTGGCGGGCAAGTTGATGCGGCGAACCTGATCAAACCGCTGCTTTCCAGCGGGAAAATCCGCGTGATGGGTTCAACCACCTATCAGGAGTTCAGCAATATCTTTGAGAAGGACCGTGCGCTGGCGCGTCGTTTCCAGAAGATCGATATCACCGAACCTTCTGTGGAAGAGACCGTACAGATCCTCAACGGCCTGAAACCGAAATATGAAGCGCATCACGATGTGCGTTATACCGCGAAAGCGGTGCGTGCTGCGGTAGAGCTGGCGGTGAAATACATCAACGATCGTCATTTGCCTGATAAGGCTATCGACGTGATTGATGAAGCCGGTGCGCGTGCGCGTCTGGTGCCGGTCAGCAAGCGCAAGAAAACCGTCAACGTTTCTGACATCGAATCTGTGGTGGCGCGTATTGCGCGTATCCCAGAGCAAAGTGTCTCGGCAACGGACCGCGATACGCTGAAGAACCTCGGCGACCGTCTGAAAATGCTGGTGTTCGGACAGGACAACGCGATTGAAGCGCTGACGGAAGCGATCAAAATGAGCCGTGCAGGCTTAGGCCAGGAGCGTAAACCGGTAGGTTCGTTCTTGTTTGCCGGCCCGACGGGTGTGGGTAAAACCGAAGTCACGGTTCAGTTGGCGAAGGCGCTGGGTATTGAGCTGCTGCGCTTTGATATGTCCGAATACATGGAACGTCACACGGTGAGTCGTTTGATCGGTGCGCCTCCGGGCTATGTGGGCTTCGACCAGGGTGGTTTGCTCACTGATGCGGTAATCAAACATCCACATGCGGTGGTGCTGCTGGATGAAATCGAGAAGGCTCACCCGGATGTCTTTAACCTGCTGTTGCAGGTGATGGACAACGGCATGCTGACAGATAACAACGGCCGCAAAGCGGACTTCCGCAATGTCGTGCTGGTGATGACCACCAACGCCGGCGTGCGTGAAACCGAGCGTAAATCGATTGGTCTGATTCATCAGGACAACAGCACTGACGCGATGGAGGAGATCAAAAAGATCTTCACACCAGAGTTCCGTAACCGTCTCGACAATATTATCTGGTTCCGTCACCTGGATACGGCGGTGATTCATCAGGTCGTGGATAAATTTATCGTCGAGTTGCAGGCACAGTTGGATGCGAAAGGCGTATCACTGGAAGTCAGTGATGATGCACGTGACTGGCTGGCTGACAAAGGTTACGACAAGGCGATGGGTGCACGTCCGATGGCACGTGCCGTACAGGAAAATCTGAAGAAACCATTGGCGAACGAACTGCTGTTTGGTTCATTGGTCGACGGAGGCTCAGTCTCGGTGGCGCTGGATAAAGAGAAAAACCAGCTGACTTACCACTTCCTGAGTGCGGAAAAACGTAAAACCGAAGGGACTGTGCACTGA